The following proteins are co-located in the Ascochyta rabiei chromosome 8, complete sequence genome:
- a CDS encoding GTPase activating protein (GAP) for Rho1p: MPAATQHHPHSPRVRNGEPQPAPLAAHEPASARRDLTSWWRTFSKRAVKKEEEQKAEAAAAQQGIFGVPLIQSIPYANVAISLFNEHGESYIYGYVPIVVAKCGVFLKEKATDVEGIFRLAGSEKRIKELKTAFDTPPRYGKGLDWTGYTVHDAANILRRYFNNLPEPIIPLGNYDSFRQPLRNHQAEAVGPIEGQAPSIGGFDPDAAVRNYQHVIKSLPSLNRQLLLYILDLLAVFAAKADVNKMTTSNLAAIFQPGILSHPQHDMSPQDYRLNQDVLIFLIDNQDHFLIGMEGTAVDEGTVKQIESGPNTPQARTPTTPGRNNPGLDRSASTSSSAGADSLRKYGGLRRNVSTSSKRSRHSGAIPSPITPGFVTPPTSGVHRSNTLPSKRSPALNSPRFANRPSGPSTPTAEEDRAPLSPNTIESAAANIPQLEKFVNEPESAKAPRPVSSQVVPVHVTAEPLQPAPVPEEAIPKRAMTLPPGKIELPKPAFAQYSEQPRPMADTPALESIPGAFPPSTPGVVPASEASTPIASVPASIPASVQAAHVLHPPPVPGSGRRSPRMTPTREHSEFLEAPVDSGSSFEPTPAVRTFTQILAKVSPSPSDVKDGKDKDGRKPNKLQKKRGPSGNIPSAHSSTTSLTGQLASLDAISVAPAPASPLFPPQAPFAQSQASGSKEALQSSSIDTFSSRNSGTTLKPSMSPSASFRSHSTATEYSEAELNDESPVVKEEREKRSFWKGHKRGESRATPTASQTDLHGSVPGGDKSMSSFGSSSGWATGGRRSGQFDSQQTSDTSMVFGSPPDGDRSSDKKGTFDWFHKMRHDHRERSDKRERAKSPPGSMSNMPLPQNLMKPREGLPMRDRSTDAPRSTGEASNDLTPTGTSPVVPTTSSASERGQQTSPVALNTQPQQSVGATIGPPPTTASPVPVAIPEESAAQSAPVALPLKHEDSAATIQPVTQPNTEPSSPIIAQPVPFAPISQVLRSSPEEPKTPTSTTTAHPVLHAPSPAIAEILAAPARSFNRSPERATPSPSRVPHSHSTH; encoded by the exons ATGCCTGCTGCCACGCAGCACCACCCCCACTCGCCGCGCGTGCGCAACGGCGAGCCCCAGCCCGCTCCACTCGCAGCCCACGAGCCCGCGTCCGCGAGGCGTGACTTGACCTCGTGGTGGAGGACCTTTAGCAAACGTGCAGTCAAGAAGGAGGAAGAACAGAAAG CAGAAGCTGCCGCTGCACAACAGGGCATATTTGGTGTTCCCCTAATCCAAAGTATACCCTACGCAAACGTTGCCATATCACTGTTCAACGAACACGGCGAAAGCTATATATACGGCTATGTACCGATCGTGGTCGCCAAGTGCGGCGTCTTCCTGAAAGAAAAAG CAACGGACGTCGAGGGCATCTTCCGCTTAGCCGGTTCAGAAAAGAGAATCAAGGAACTAAAGACCGCGTTCGACACTCCACCACGGTATGGCAAGGGCCTGGACTGGACAGGCTACACAGTACACGACGCCGCCAACATCCTGCGTCGCTACTTTAACAATCTACCAGAGCCTATCATTCCTCTGGGCAACTACGACAGCTTTCGACAACCTCTACGAAACCACCAAGCAGAAGCCGTGGGGCCCATTGAGGGCCAGGCACCTTCCATTGGAGGCTTCGATCCTGACGCTGCGGTGCGCAACTACCAACATGTCATCAAGAGTCTGCCGTCCCTGAACCGCCAGCTGCTGTTGTATATCCTGGATTTGCTCGCAGTCTTCGCTGCAAAGGCCGATGTGAATAAGATGACAACGTCCAACCTGGCAGCCATTTTCCAGCCTGGTATACTATCCCACCCACAGCACGACATGTCCCCACAAGACTACAGGTTGAACCAGGATGTACTCATATTCCTCATTGATAACCAAGACCATTTCTTGATTGGCATGGAAGGCACAGCTGTCGATGAAGGTACCGTCAAGCAAATCGAGAGTGGACCCAACACACCACAAGCACGGACACCTACGACGCCTGGGCGAAACAATCCGGGCCTGGACCGTTCAGCTTCCACGTCATCGAGTGCCGGCGCAGATAGCCTGCGCAAGTATGGTGGTCTTCGTCGCAATGTTTCCACCTCGTCCAAGCGTTCGCGCCATTCTGGAGCTATCCCAAGCCCCATCACTCCAGGTTTCGTTACACCGCCCACGTCTGGTGTGCATCGAAGCAACACTCTTCCGTCAAAACGTTCGCCAGCGCTTAACAGCCCTCGCTTCGCGAACAGGCCTTCTGGACCATCAACACCAACAGCAGAGGAGGACAGGGCACCGCTCTCGCCTAATACGATCGAGTCTGCGGCGGCGAACATCCCTCAGCTAGAAAAGTTTGTCAACGAGCCAGAAAGTGCGAAGGCGCCACGGCCCGTATCGAGCCAGGTAGTGCCCGTCCATGTGACAGCGGAGCCTCTTCAACCAGCGCCGGTGCCCGAGGAAGCTATTCCAAAACGTGCAATGACACTGCCTCCGGGCAAGATCGAACTACCCAAGCCTGCTTTTGCGCAGTATTCAGAACAGCCTAGGCCCATGGCGGATACGCCTGCACTCGAGTCGATCCCTGGAGCGTTCCCTCCGTCAACGCCAGGCGTCGTCCCAGCAAGTGAGGCTAGCACACCGATTGCCTCAGTTCCTGCCTCGATTCCTGCCTCTGTACAGGCAGCGCACGTATTGCACCCTCCACCTGTACCAGGCTCAGGCCGGCGCAGCCCTCGGATGACCCCTACTCGTGAACACTCCGAGTTCCTCGAAGCACCGGTCGACTCGGGTTCATCATTTGAGCCAACCCCAGCTGTTCGCACATTTACCCAGATTCTCGCAAAGGTGTCTCCATCTCCCTCTGACGTAAAGGATGGCAAGGATAAGGACGGTCGCAAGCCAAACAAGCTACAGAAGAAGCGGGGGCCTTCGGGCAATATCCCCAGTGCTCACAGTTCTACAACGTCGTTGACGGGTCAACTTGCAAGCCTGGATGCGATCAGTGTTGCTCCGGCGCCCGCATCACCCTTGTTTCCGCCACAAGCTCCGTTCGCTCAGTCGCAGGCCAGCGGCTCCAAAGAGGCTCTTCAGTCCTCCAGTATAGACACGTTCTCTTCACGCAACTCTGGAACCACGTTGAAGCCCAGCATGTCTCCGTCAGCTTCTTTCAGATCACACTCAACGGCGACCGAGTACTCGGAAGCCGAGCTGAACGACGAGTCTCCCGTTGTGAAAGAAGAGAGGGAGAAACGAAGCTTTTGGAAGGGTCATAAGCGTGGCGAAAGTAGGGCAACGCCTACCGCCAGTCAGACCGATCTGCATGGCTCCGTGCCCGGTGGCGACAAGAGCATGAGTTCCTTTGGTAGCAGCTCGGGCTGGGCAACAGGCGGACGCCGGAGTGGTCAGTTTGACTCACAGCAGACTTCTGATACTTCGATGGTGTTTGGCAGCCCGCCAGATGGCGATCGATCTTCGGACAAGAAGGGTACATTCGACTGGTTCCATAAGATGAGGCACGATCACCGAGAGCGATCTGACAAGAGGGAGAGGGCAAAGAGCCCCCCTGGCAGTATGAGCAACATGCCCCTGCCGCAGAACTTGATGAAGCCTCGCGAGGGCCTTCCCATGAGAGATCGATCTACAGATGCACCAAGATCCACGGGCGAAGCATCCAACGACTTGACGCCTACAGGAACCAGTCCTGTTGTGCCCACTACCTCATCCGCATCCGAGAGAGGGCAGCAAACATCACCGGTGGCACTCAATACGCAGCCACAGCAGTCTGTGGGGGCGACGATTGGACCTCCTCCTACCACTGCGAGTCCTGTTCCAGTAGCCATACCTGAAGAGTCGGCTGCGCAATCTGCGCCTGTGGCTCTGCCTCTGAAGCATGAAGACTCGGCGGCCACGATACAACCGGTCACTCAGCCTAACACGGAACCTTCATCACCCATAATAGCGCAGCCTGTACCCTTTGCTCCCATCAGTCAGGTACTGCGATCGTCTCCCGAGGAACCCAAGACGCCCACGAGCACGACCACGGCACATCCTGTACTTCACGCGCCATCGCCAGCCATCGCCGAGATCCTGGCTGCGCCAGCGAGAAGCTTCAACAGGTCGCCAGAGCGGGCGACTCCTTCACCCTCGCGGGTGCCTCATTCTCATTCGACCCATTGA
- a CDS encoding [Histone H3]-lysine(4) N-trimethyltransferase, translating to MFEPSKPKIKTRTVTILKKVAAPPPPRTPAPSAKPANGRTTAPPAANRYQLSSTSSAPRPRHPGQGARESPAVSSIRKRKVTPSTPPLWASSDESSADEDADRLAVGGSSKRLKSCSMEPAAANRQLEPDLNRRLRIRRDSETMACANASEGKGNGLEGKGNGSEGKETGASGKDNGASRQENGASGKDNETSGKENGASGKDNETSGKDNGASGKENGASVRGNAAVKENGAPRENGADKNDRSRRGSLTHGLMMTRGDFAKNYKPAWPGGGKIPTLELQYPSPLPPETFEARVPFDSSEYNPLGDIQFTIEEIITHYLPADLSASLSSDVTGPVRKLKRAAASGTFADYQLELIRFNKLVRSKLADGTIPAKMDAMHAIPLSLVKHMTQQTYARIVSPLSHKLRKVKGKETTYGELMPVFVHKIFAQTGLNSSHVFVDLGSGVGNVVLQSALQTGAESWGIEIMDLAASLATRQATELKARARLWNLNIGALHLLKGNFLETPAIDAVLAHADVVLVNNKVFGEELNNALLQKFLDLKLGCKVVSLESFGGGLSKGVRSEQSIAGLFDEERFESGTDCVSWAGESVEYFIAEKAR from the coding sequence ATGTTCGAGCCCAGCAAACCCAAGATCAAGACGCGGACCGTCACCATCCTGAAGAAAGTCGCCGCGCCGCCCCCACCGCGCACGCCTGCGCCGAGCGCGAAACCAGCAAACGGCCGCACAACCGCACCGCCAGCAGCGAACCGCTACCAGCTCTCCTCGACCTCGTCGGCGCCACGGCCCCGCCACCCAGGGCAAGGCGCGCGCGAGTCGCCGGCCGTCTCGAGCATCCGCAAGCGCAAGGTCACGCCCAGCACGCCGCCGCTGTGGGCGAGCAGCGACGAGTCCAGCGCCGACGAGGACGCCGACCGCCTGGCCGTGGGCGGCTCGAGCAAGAGGCTGAAGAGCTGTAGTATGGAGCCTGCCGCTGCCAATCGCCAGCTCGAGCCGGACTTGAACCGCCGCCTGCGCATACGGCGAGACTCGGAGACGATGGCATGTGCGAACGCGTCGGAAGGGAAGGGAAACGGATTGGAAGGGAAGGGAAACGGATCGGAAGGGAAGGAGACTGGGGCGTCAGGGAAGGATAATGGGGCGTCAAGACAGGAGAATGGAGCGTCAGGAAAGGATAACGAGACGTCAGGGAAGGAGAACGGGGCGTCAGGGAAGGATAACGAGACGTCAGGGAAGGATAACGGGGCGTCAGGAAAGGAGAATGGGGCCTCGGTCAGGGGGAATGCGGCGGTAAAGGAAAACGGCGCACCAAGGGAAAACGGCGCGGACAAGAACGACCGCTCGAGAAGAGGCAGCCTGACACACGGCCTAATGATGACAAGAGGCGACTTTGCGAAGAACTACAAGCCCGCATGGCCCGGCGGCGGCAAGATCCCCACCCTCGAGCTGCAGTATCCCAGCCCGCTGCCGCCGGAAACCTTCGAAGCCAGGGTCCCCTTCGACTCGTCCGAGTACAATCCGCTCGGCGACATCCAATTTACCATTGAGGAAATCATAACCCACTACCTCCCCGCCGACCTCTCCGCCTCGCTCTCCTCCGACGTGACCGGGCCCGTCCGCAAACTCAAACGCGCCGCCGCCAGCGGCACCTTTGCCGACTACCAGCTCGAGCTGATCCGCTTCAACAAGCTCGTCAGGTCCAAGCTCGCAGACGGCACCATACCCGCCAAGATGGACGCCATGCACGCCATCCCCCTCAGTCTCGTCAAGCACATGACCCAGCAGACGTACGCGCGCATCGTCTCCCCGCTCTCGCACAAGCTGCGCAAAGTCAAAGGCAAAGAGACAACCTACGGCGAGCTGATGCCCGTCTTCGTGCACAAAATCTTCGCGCAAACCGGCCTCAACTCGTCCCACGTCTTCGTCGACCTCGGCTCCGGCGTCGGCAACGTCGTCCTGCAGTCCGCCCTGCAAACCGGCGCCGAATCCTGGGGCATCGAGATCATGGACCTGGCCGCCTCGCTCGCCACACGACAAGCGACCGAACTCAAAGCCCGCGCCCGCCTCTGGAACCTCAACATCGGCGCCCTCCACCTCCTCAAGGGCAACTTCCTCGAGACACCCGCCATCGACGCCGTCCTGGCCCACGCCGACGTCGTCCTCGTCAACAACAAGGTCTTTGGCGAGGAGCTGAACAACGCCCTGCTGCAGAAGTTTCTCGACTTGAAACTCGGGTGCAAGGTCGTGAGTCTCGAGTCCTTTGGTGGCG
- a CDS encoding protein transporter tim9 → MDQLTQNEQRELQNRMEKKQMKEFMNMYSNLVQQCFDSCVNGFESKSLTSREEGCVMRCVDKHMKGSQRLGDRFQEQNAAMAQGGLPGR, encoded by the exons ATGGATCA ACTCACACAGAACGAGCAGCGCGAGCTCCAGAACCGCATGGAGAAGAAGCAGATGAAGGAATTCATGAAC ATGTACTCCAACCTCGTCCAGCAATGCTTCGACTCATGCGTCAACGGCTTCGAGAGCAAGTCCCTCACCTCGCGCGAAGAGGGCTGCGTCATGCGATGCGTCGACAAGCACATGAAGGGCTCGCAGCGCCTCGGTGACAGGTTCCAGGAGCAGAACGCCGCCATGGCACAGGGTGGTCTGCCCGGCCGATAA